CTTGAACCTGACCGCCAAAGTCATCCTCGGGTTGGATGAGTCGGCAAGATTTAGCGGATAGACCGTCTTTAACGGACTTTGCGATCGCAGAGCGAGGACTCTAGTACTTAAGCACCAGGGGAAGGGTAGGTCGAGCATCGAGAAGCTGGCCATGTCGGCCACCATCGAAGGTGAGCACGGCCAAGGGAGTCGTAGCAGTGCTCATCTCAACGCCTGCTTGGCAGAGGATGGCGTGCATGCGTGGGGCCAGCTGCGGATTTTGGGTGGCAATGGTGATGTCAGTTAATCGTCGGATGCCAAGGGGATGGGAGACGAGGTGTTGATGGGTTGGGCAGTTGAGGTTTAAGAGGGCCGCCAGGGTGATATGCTGCGGGACTAAAAAGCACAGGGGCTCTGCTTGATGGACTCGGTTTTCCGCTGAAAAGCAAACAGATGCCTCTGTGACTAACGTAGAGCCGCAGGCGGCAGGCTCTGTCCCCTGATGGGGCTTGCCACGAGGGGGCCGGGAGCGCAAGCCGAGGCCAAAGGGAGAGGCCCTCGTCTGGGGCCAATGGGCCCGAGCTAACAGGTCCACGCCCGTTTCGATGGCGCTGTGCGCCGCCGAGATGGGATCGGTGATCCAGATGAGTTCTAAGTAAACATTCTCAAAAAGGATGAGTCGAGCGGCGGTGCCATGCTCGGTTCGGTCAAGGGGTGGAGTCGAGCTGCAGAGGCCAAGCTGTTGTAGGCCTGATGCGGTGACTGGCGTTGGCAGGCAGATAAACAGATGGTCGATTTCTAGGGGGAGCGTTGCCTGCTGGGTACAGTCTGCGATCGCATGTCGACGATGGTTCATAAAAGTCCCCGATGGCACTAGGAAACACTTGGCAGGCCCCTCATAGAGAATACCGAAGCCAACTATTGAGAAAAATTCTCATCTGTCTGCTGTATTCTGTCAAGGGTGGTCTGGCCCATGGGAGGGAGTCTGCTGGGAAAATATCCTAGGCTCGCGAGTAAACAGATATATAATTGGAAATCTAGCGATTTATCGGCACTTACCCGGTTATCAGGGCCTTGACAACGTCAAGATTGTGCCCATTCGCCAGTTTTGAATCGAAGGCCCCAGGTTGGCTATGGGAGGGCCAGTCTCAGGATTTTCTCTGAGCAGGGCTTTAGGGAGACGGTTGATTTGATACACTTGACACAGCTGAGAACCAGTAAACTTGAGCTAAGGCATGGCTGGCTGGATACCGTCATGTTAGTTGGTTCGTTTAGAGCCGCACTCTTTAAGCCCGATTAACAGGCTGGGGCCATTAGGTCATGGGAGTGTTAACTTATTGACCGCACCATCATGGGGAGTTAACCTGATATGTTATCCCAGAGCAGGTATGACCTGCGAGGGTGTCGATCTGAATAGGGCCCTGGGGCTGTCGCACGTATGCTAGGTTGAGCATCATTAAATCAGCATGAGTAAACAGGATATCGTCAAACAGGCTGAGGTAGTCACGAGCTTCGACTATGACGGTCTTGAGCCTGGGCAACAGTCGGTTGTCCGACAGTGCACTGGTGAAATCAAAGAGCGCCTACAGCGTTCAGCCCAAGACATTTGGGAGGTGGGACAACGACTGGCAGAAGTACGGGCCTGTCTTCAATATGGGCAATTCGACTCCTGGCTGCAGGCAGAATTCGGCTGGAGTCGGCGCACGGCCTATAATTTTATTAATGTTTACGAGACGTTTCAAGAACGTGCAAATCTTGCACAACTCAATATTGCCACCTCCGCGCTCTATTTGCTAGCCGCCCCCTCTACTCCCCCTGAGGTGCGCCATGACTTCCTGAATCGGGCTAAGGCCGGGGAGAAAGTAACCCACAAGGAGCTCGCCCAGACCCTAAGGGGGAAACCCTCATCCTCTTCACCGCGGTCTTCATCCCAGCCCGCGCCTCCATCGAAACCGTCGACCACTGGCATCGTCAAGGTCATTCCCAAGTCGGCAGATTCCCGTGAGTCCCCCTCAGCAGCTACCTCCTCACCCCCATCGGTACCTGCCTCTGAGCTGGCCACCATCCAACCGGGCTGGTATCGCCTCGGTGGTCAGCATGTCCTGTTTTGCGGCGATACGGCCTCCGATCAGTTTGCTCAACGGGTGCCTCAGGTGGCCTTTGCCCTGGCCATCACCTCCAACGACTGGGATCATGACTGGCTCATCGATCAGGCCAGAACCGTGACAATTTTGGCCGAGGCCGACGTGCAGGCGGGCATGGTTGAGGCTCTGTTGCAGATGTTCTCAAACCCTCAGGAGTCGGTGCTGTTTCCCTGGCTCCCTCGGGCAGATATGCTGGCCATCGCCCATCGCCTTGGTCGTCGGGTATATGCCGGTGACGCCGATCCAGAACGTTGCCGTGCGGCCGTTGCGGCGGCGGGGTTAATCCCGCAGCCCCTGCCGCTGCATCAAAATTAAAGGCCATCCCACACCAGTGGCGCCGGCAGATGCGATCGCTTCCCTCTACCGCCAGGGTAGCCGCATACCCAGGGGCAGGGTTGACCTCATAGAGAGACCAATGCTCAGACATCGCCGGCTGCCATTGTACGTTGACCAGGGCAGGGAGTGCCTGGGGGGCCAGGGTCACCTCCACCTGGTCCAGCGGGGCCGATAATCCCTGTCCGATGGCCTTGAGAAAGGCCTCCTTACGGGTCCAGCCATGAAAAAACACCTGGGCTTGCTGAGAAGGAGGCACTTGCCGGAAAATAGCCTGCTCTCGCGGAGAAAAATATCCCGCGACTATCTCTTGGCAGGTGATATCGGAGCGAATCGCCTCTAGATCTACCCCCACCCGACGTCCCCAGGCAACCGCATAGAGGGCCAATCCCTGGGAATGGGAGAGGTTAAAGCAGAGCTCCTGGTCGCCCTGCCGTGGGACCAACGCCGGCTTGCCCCTAGAACCATAGTGAAAGGCGAGCGCTGGGGCGGCTTGCCCCAGGTAGTACCCCAGCAGTTGCCGCAGCCGCCCCCGGGCCACGATAAAGTGTTGGCGGTCGCGCTCGAAGTAAAAACGCTCGGCCCGGGCCCGCTCCCCCTCGCAGAGAACTTCATAGAGTGCCTCCACCGTCGACGGTGCCACCTCCAGGGACAGGCGCCAGAGATGAACCTGGTCAGGGGCAAGTACCAATGGGTTTGGGGGTAGCTGCCAATCCTCCTCGGCGGCAACAGTTACTGGCATCACGGAGACACCTCCTCAAGAGCAGATCACAGGGAAATCAATGAGGCCAAGGCTCGGTGGAGGGCTTGCCCTAGCATGGGTTGTGCCGCATGGAGAAAAAAGTGATCCCCAGGCAGCATCTGCAGCGAGAATCCTGAGCAGGTCTGCTGCCGCCAGGCTTCCAACATCTCACAGGTGACATCTGGATCCTGTAGTCCCCCAAATGCCGCGATTGGACAGTTAAGCGGGGGCGCGGGCTCATAGCCATAGGTCTCTAGCACCGCGAAGTCGGCCCTGAGGGTGGGCAACAGCAGCTGCATCAACTCTCGATTCTCCAGGACGGCCGCCGGTGTCCCATTCAAGCGCCGCAACTCGGCGATAAACTCGGCCTCTGGCAGGGCATGAATGGGGGGATCCGGATCGGGCCATTGGGGCGCCCGCCGCCCGGAGATAAACAGCTGCCCCGGCTGCCGCTGGAGCCGACGCAGCCGCCGGGCCACTTCGAAGCTCAGCAAGGCTCCCATGCTATGGCCAAAAAAGGCAAACGGCTTATCCAGGCAGGGCAGTAGTGCCTCAACGATGGCCTCGGCTAAGGGGGCTAATCGGTCAAACGGGGGCTCCCGCAACCGCATGCCCCGACCCGGCAGCTCAATCGGGCAGAGCTCAACGGTGGCTGGCAGATGCGCTTCCCAGCCGCGAAAGGTGAGGGCTCCTCCTCCAGCATAGGGAAAGCAGAATAGCCGTAAGGTAGCCTGGGGATTCGGACAGGGACAGGTAATCCAGGAATTGGGGGCGGCCATCGGCATAGGACGTATCAGGGTATGCGGCTAAGCTTGGTTTTGGGCAACCTGGTCCATTTGTTTTCGTAAACTCAGGGGCCGCATATCCGTCCAGACTTCTTTGATGTAGTCTAGACACTCGGGCTTGAGACCAGTCTTACCCACATCTCGCCAGCCCAGAGGGTTCTCGCGATAAGCCGGCCAGATGGAATACTGCTCTTCATGGTTAACGACAACCTTGTAAATCGTAGTATCTTCCTGGTCATCTCGATGCATGGGTCTTCCTCCAGAATAGGGTCGGCGCTGAGCCAGCTATTTTGCCAGGGTATCGGCCGGAGATAGCTCGGCTAAGGGGTCTAGATGCCCGGTGCCCTCTAGCGTCGTCAAATCAATATCGGCCACACAGCGGACCTTGACGTAGTTCAAGATCAACTCCCCGACTAGGTGAACCGTGCCGTTGGGTTGGTCAAAATCGGCTTGACCCAACTCGCAGGCATCGCCATCCAGCTTGACGCTTAACTCAGTGCCGCCCCGGGTATTGGTAAACTTAATGTGGACGTATCCCAGGTCTATGCGCTCCTTCAAGGCGGCAGCGGTCTTCTCTGGTCGTAAGCTGACTTCGACCGGGTGCTCCCCGGTGGACAAACGCTGGACGAGTTCATTCATGGTTGACTTCCTGAAATAATCAACAGCTCAGTTAGGGGGCGGCATTGGCGCCCACGGGCTCATTGACGGTCTCATTGACGGTGCTGGAGGCGTAGTCTGGAATCTCAAATTCCAGCACAGTACGGCAAAATTCTTGCCATTCCGGCGTGATCTGGTCGAAGATAATGTTTTCATCCTTGAAGATGCCATCAGTGACAACATAGTTCTCCTGCAGGTAGAAGATGTCGTCATCGCTGAGTTGCCGATTGACCTCTACCTCTGTACCGTCAATCTTTTTCGTTTCCTTGCGAGTATTGTCGCTGCGCTCTGTCCATTGACTAAACTCACGCAAACGCTTAACAGGATAGGCTTTGCAATATTTGCCCATAGTGGCCATTGATATACCTCACGGTTAGTGCTACAGCAGTAGTATTCAGGCTCGCGACATGAGAAATGATTGAAGCTCTCCCAGAAGACCTAAGGGATTTCAATATCGGGGGCTACGAGACCTGAAATTCCCTTTATGGCTTCGATCTATCGAGAAAAAATTGAGTTTGAATTTTTCCTGATCAACACTCGACTAGCAACACTAAAACTTGACTGACTACCACAAGCCCAGCGTCTAAAAAGCTAATGCTATCGTCAAGGAGACAGCCTGTCCACAAGCCCTAGCCAATGATTCGCCTCTACAGGGCTAGGAAGGTAGAGAGATGATCAGTTTATTGGCATACACTCTCAACTGAGACACCAATTACAGTAACCCAGGACGCTCAAATTGGCAAGGAATTTTCTTTGCTTTTAAGATTCATGTCCGGACGCGCTTGAGGTAGCAAATATCACATGTCCGCAATATATTGCGGCGGCGATTCATTAACACAGCTGATGGCTATTCATGCTGAAATCGATATGCTCCACGGCAACGAGATTCCTCAAGCTGTCCGTGGCTAACTGATCTGCGCCGTCGTCTTTCGCCGCTGTTTTGGGATCAATCCCGCGTGGCTGGCTTTCAATGCTCCACCTCATCATCCTGCAACCTCTGGTTAGCCCTCATGGAGGATAACGCTCCTGGTTAACCAGGCATTTTTCATCAGAACTATTCCAAATAGTCAGATATTCTGATACGCTTCTTGAGAGCTATTCCGATCTGGAGTTGCGTGAGTTAGGAAAGCTAGGTGGGAACAAGCCTGCCATGTAATTACTGTACTATCCAGTTCGACGTCGGAATTCTGTCCAGTGGTGTGGGAGTAATAGTGATGAATCAACTAAAATGCCTTGTTTGGCTCACCGGTATCTTCTCAATGGTTTTTGCTGCAGGAGCCAGGGCCGAAATGCAACCCTCGCCGGTGGCTTCTGAAGAAGCCACAACGGCGCAGCACCTGCATGACATTGAATCCCCGGCGACTACAGTAGGGGAGTGGCTAGCCCAAATCGAAGCGGCGATCGTCGAGATTACCGGCGTGCGGGTTGAAAGCAGCGAGACTGGTTTGCAAGTAATATTGGAGACCGCTGACGGAGATCTGTCTGTTCCGACCACAGAAACCGTAGGCAATGCCCTCGTGGCAGAGATTCCCAATGCGGTGCTGGCATTGCCGGAAGGAGACGAGTTTCAGGCAACCGACCCAGCTGCAGGCATTGCCCGGGTGTCAGTGACGGCTGTGGGCCAGGATCGCATTCAGGTAGCGATTACGGGCACCGATGCGCCACCAGAAGCGACCGTGAATGCCGAAGCTGGCAATTTGGTCTGGACTGTCGTGCCAGGCATTGCCCAAGTCGATGATGCCGATGATGCGATCGAAATTGTAGTAACCGGTGAGCAAGACACTGGGTATCGGGTTGAGCGGGCGACCACAGCCACCCGGACTGACACCCCGATTCGGGATATTCCTCAGTCGATTCAAGTTGTCCCCCGGCAAGTATTAGAGGATCAGCAAGTGATTCGATTGCGCGAAGCACTGCGCAATGTTAGTGGAGTCATCCAGGGAAATACAACAGGTAATACAGTTCCATCATTTATTATCCGTGGGTTTGAACAACTTAATGTTGGAACGGACGGTTCAGGTACCATTTATCGGGACGGTTTTCGTGAAAACTTTGAAGCACTGAGAGATACTGCCAATATAGAACAGATAGAAGTGCTTAAAGGTCCGGCATCGATTCTCTTTGGCAATTTAGAACCGGGCGGTATCATCAACTTGGTAACAGAAAGACCGCTGGCTACTCCCTCTTATGAAGCACAACTACAAGTGGGAAGCTTTGGCTTCGTGCGGCCCACCATCGATCTCACAGGACCCTTAAATTCAGACAGAAGCCTACTCTACCGTTTCAACGCTGCTTACGAGCGCGAAGATGGCTTTCGTAATTTCGATCAAGATGTCAATCATGTCTTTGTGGCACCAGAAATCACCTGGCAAATTAGCGATCATACTGACATCGCCATAGAGCTAGAGTATTTGTATGATGAACGCCCTTTTGATCGAGGGGTAGTAGCGATTGGTAACGAGGTGGCAGATATTCCTTTCGATCGCGTTCTAGGCGAACTAGATGATAAAGAAAGACGAGAAATTCTCAGTACTGGATATCGATTAGAACATCAGTTTAACGACAACCTGCGGCTCCGTAACGCTTTTCGATTTAATACTACTCTCAACGGCAACAATAATTCTGTTCAAAACCTGGCAGTGGATGAAGTGACCGGAGAACTCAGTAGAATATTCGTTGATGTTGAAGATGACCAAAGTAGTTACGCTCTTTACACCAACTTGGTCGGCGAATTTACAACCGGACCAATTGCTCACACACTTTTATTTGGCATAGATCTGGAACGCATTATAGATATCGCTGACGTTCGATTCGGAGCAGCGCCTAGCATTAATATTTTCGATCCAGTTTACGGCCAAGTTCCTCGTCCCGAGCGAGATGAACTGCAGAATGTTTCTCTCAGAGACTCTACTATAGACACCTTGGGAATCTATTTGCAAGATCAAGTTACGATTCGCCCTGACTTAAAACTCCTCATCGG
This portion of the Halomicronema hongdechloris C2206 genome encodes:
- a CDS encoding MbtH domain protein, translated to MNELVQRLSTGEHPVEVSLRPEKTAAALKERIDLGYVHIKFTNTRGGTELSVKLDGDACELGQADFDQPNGTVHLVGELILNYVKVRCVADIDLTTLEGTGHLDPLAELSPADTLAK
- a CDS encoding thioesterase II family protein — encoded protein: MAAPNSWITCPCPNPQATLRLFCFPYAGGGALTFRGWEAHLPATVELCPIELPGRGMRLREPPFDRLAPLAEAIVEALLPCLDKPFAFFGHSMGALLSFEVARRLRRLQRQPGQLFISGRRAPQWPDPDPPIHALPEAEFIAELRRLNGTPAAVLENRELMQLLLPTLRADFAVLETYGYEPAPPLNCPIAAFGGLQDPDVTCEMLEAWRQQTCSGFSLQMLPGDHFFLHAAQPMLGQALHRALASLISL
- a CDS encoding TonB-dependent receptor codes for the protein MNQLKCLVWLTGIFSMVFAAGARAEMQPSPVASEEATTAQHLHDIESPATTVGEWLAQIEAAIVEITGVRVESSETGLQVILETADGDLSVPTTETVGNALVAEIPNAVLALPEGDEFQATDPAAGIARVSVTAVGQDRIQVAITGTDAPPEATVNAEAGNLVWTVVPGIAQVDDADDAIEIVVTGEQDTGYRVERATTATRTDTPIRDIPQSIQVVPRQVLEDQQVIRLREALRNVSGVIQGNTTGNTVPSFIIRGFEQLNVGTDGSGTIYRDGFRENFEALRDTANIEQIEVLKGPASILFGNLEPGGIINLVTERPLATPSYEAQLQVGSFGFVRPTIDLTGPLNSDRSLLYRFNAAYEREDGFRNFDQDVNHVFVAPEITWQISDHTDIAIELEYLYDERPFDRGVVAIGNEVADIPFDRVLGELDDKERREILSTGYRLEHQFNDNLRLRNAFRFNTTLNGNNNSVQNLAVDEVTGELSRIFVDVEDDQSSYALYTNLVGEFTTGPIAHTLLFGIDLERIIDIADVRFGAAPSINIFDPVYGQVPRPERDELQNVSLRDSTIDTLGIYLQDQVTIRPDLKLLIGGRFDLYHREQTRSFNGNESSVEQDDQAFSPRVGVVYQPIEPLSLYASFTRSFAPNTGTAFDGSILDPTRGTQYEIGLRGEFFEDRLTANLAAFHLTRTNVATADPDNPNFSIAVGEQRSQGIELDVAGEILPGWNIIASYAYTDAEITDDNTFPEGNSLFGVPKNAASLWTTYELQRGDLQGLGFGLGLFFVGERPGDLANSFEVDSYIRTDASVFYQRDNWRAGINIQNLFDIDYIESASRRTRINPGIPFTVLGTVSIEF
- a CDS encoding MbtH family protein; translated protein: MHRDDQEDTTIYKVVVNHEEQYSIWPAYRENPLGWRDVGKTGLKPECLDYIKEVWTDMRPLSLRKQMDQVAQNQA
- a CDS encoding DUF3102 domain-containing protein — its product is MSKQDIVKQAEVVTSFDYDGLEPGQQSVVRQCTGEIKERLQRSAQDIWEVGQRLAEVRACLQYGQFDSWLQAEFGWSRRTAYNFINVYETFQERANLAQLNIATSALYLLAAPSTPPEVRHDFLNRAKAGEKVTHKELAQTLRGKPSSSSPRSSSQPAPPSKPSTTGIVKVIPKSADSRESPSAATSSPPSVPASELATIQPGWYRLGGQHVLFCGDTASDQFAQRVPQVAFALAITSNDWDHDWLIDQARTVTILAEADVQAGMVEALLQMFSNPQESVLFPWLPRADMLAIAHRLGRRVYAGDADPERCRAAVAAAGLIPQPLPLHQN